The following are from one region of the Sphingomonas oryzagri genome:
- the dnaA gene encoding chromosomal replication initiator protein DnaA codes for MNQAVGAAGTMHVTIDDPIELAWESIRTGLRRDCGARTFDNWLKPSRLAGFDEDEGAVRIALPSEFMANWVETHYAERLLHAWRAHLPQVRRVIVTAGIDSLKPALFTVAPVATPEPAPESNAAEEPTGTVEGIQLEGRYTFDSFVTGKPNEVAYNAARTVAEGGALTFNPLFLHGGTGLGKTHLMHAIGHEYRRRVPKAKIVYMSAEKFMFEFVGALRAKDTHNFKQRLRSADLLMIDDVQFIAGKDSTQEEFFHTMNEIISAGKRLVITADRSPQDLEGIEARILSRLSWGLVADVNPADFELRLNIIQRKLESMPHVNVPQDVQLFLAKRIASNVRELEGALNRVIAYAMLNNRPIDVAFVEETLTDVLRAHQRRITIDEIQRKVSDHFRIRQAEMTSARRAREVARPRQIAMYLAKQLTPRSLPEIGRRFGGRDHTTVIHAVRQIEKLRKADAELDADVRLLLRQLEA; via the coding sequence GTGAATCAGGCAGTGGGAGCGGCGGGAACGATGCACGTCACGATCGACGATCCGATCGAACTGGCGTGGGAATCGATCCGCACCGGCCTGCGCCGTGATTGCGGCGCGCGGACCTTCGACAATTGGCTGAAGCCGTCCCGCCTCGCCGGATTCGACGAGGACGAGGGTGCGGTCCGTATCGCGCTGCCCTCCGAGTTCATGGCGAACTGGGTCGAGACCCATTATGCCGAGCGCCTGCTTCATGCGTGGCGCGCGCATCTGCCGCAGGTTCGCCGCGTGATCGTCACCGCCGGCATCGATTCGCTGAAGCCGGCGCTGTTCACCGTGGCTCCCGTCGCCACGCCCGAGCCTGCCCCCGAATCGAACGCCGCCGAGGAGCCGACCGGCACCGTCGAGGGCATCCAGCTCGAGGGCCGCTACACCTTCGACAGCTTCGTCACCGGCAAGCCCAACGAGGTCGCCTACAACGCGGCGCGCACCGTCGCGGAAGGTGGGGCGCTCACCTTCAACCCGCTCTTCCTCCATGGCGGCACGGGCCTCGGCAAGACGCACCTGATGCACGCGATCGGCCACGAATATCGTAGGCGCGTGCCGAAGGCGAAGATCGTCTACATGTCGGCCGAGAAGTTCATGTTCGAGTTCGTCGGCGCGCTGCGCGCCAAGGACACGCATAACTTCAAGCAGCGTCTGCGCTCGGCCGACCTGCTGATGATCGACGACGTGCAGTTCATCGCCGGCAAGGATTCCACGCAGGAGGAATTCTTCCACACGATGAACGAGATCATCTCGGCCGGTAAGCGGCTGGTGATCACCGCCGATCGCAGCCCGCAGGATCTCGAGGGCATCGAGGCGCGCATCCTCTCGCGCCTGTCCTGGGGCCTCGTCGCCGACGTCAACCCGGCCGATTTCGAGCTGCGGCTCAACATCATCCAGCGCAAGCTGGAATCGATGCCGCACGTGAACGTGCCGCAGGACGTTCAGCTCTTCCTCGCCAAGCGGATCGCGTCGAACGTGCGCGAGCTGGAAGGCGCGCTCAACCGGGTCATCGCCTATGCGATGCTCAACAACCGGCCGATCGACGTCGCCTTCGTGGAAGAAACGCTGACCGACGTGCTGCGCGCCCACCAGCGCCGCATCACGATCGACGAGATCCAGCGCAAGGTCTCCGATCACTTCCGCATCCGCCAGGCCGAGATGACCTCGGCCCGCCGCGCGCGCGAAGTCGCCCGGCCGCGCCAGATCGCGATGTATCTGGCGAAGCAGCTGACGCCGCGCTCGCTGCCCGAGATCGGCCGCCGCTTCGGCGGGCGCGATCACACCACGGTGATCCATGCCGTCCGCCAGATCGAGAAGCTGCGCAAGGCGGATGCCGAGCTGGACGCCGACGTGCGGCTGCTGCTCCGCCAGCTCGAGGCCTAA
- the mltA gene encoding murein transglycosylase A: MRLRALAAATVSSLALASCVGPQGREARNLPPPPPSKPSQPYVPTTAKTAILAGVTRGPAVASLAIDPAKADTVLAAFRSSCAALLKRADGSGLTTAADWQPACTAAASWPQGQGVSFFQRYFETARIGQGALYATGYYEPQIQGSTTPQLGYDVPIYGPPDDMVSADLGQFMPELKGKTIRGKVQNGKLVPYPDRSQIQGGAINGHAPIIGYAADKIDFFFLQIQGSGQLRQPDGSIVRIGYAGQNGQPYTGIGKWMLAQGMLQPGQASMQGIVGWLRSHPDQADAVMDQNRSFVFFKYLNTPPVGALGVPVTGRVSVAADPAFTPLGAPVWLAPERAEAAGLWVAQDTGGAIKGANRFDTFWGAGADAARIAGGMSAHGSAYVLLPAGTIARLAGAGQIPQA; encoded by the coding sequence ATGAGGCTCCGCGCGCTGGCGGCGGCGACCGTCTCCTCGCTGGCGCTGGCCTCGTGCGTGGGGCCGCAGGGGCGGGAGGCGCGGAATTTGCCTCCACCTCCGCCGTCGAAGCCCTCGCAGCCCTATGTCCCGACCACCGCCAAGACCGCGATTCTCGCGGGCGTGACGCGCGGGCCGGCCGTCGCCTCGCTGGCGATCGATCCGGCCAAGGCGGATACGGTGCTGGCGGCGTTCCGCTCGTCCTGCGCCGCGTTGCTCAAGCGTGCCGACGGCAGCGGCCTCACCACCGCCGCCGACTGGCAACCCGCCTGCACCGCCGCCGCGAGCTGGCCGCAGGGGCAGGGGGTGAGTTTCTTCCAGCGCTATTTCGAGACGGCCAGGATCGGGCAGGGGGCGCTCTACGCCACCGGCTATTACGAGCCGCAGATCCAGGGATCGACCACGCCGCAGCTTGGCTACGACGTGCCGATCTACGGCCCGCCCGATGACATGGTGAGCGCCGATCTCGGCCAGTTCATGCCCGAACTCAAGGGCAAGACGATCCGGGGCAAGGTGCAGAACGGCAAGCTCGTCCCCTATCCGGATCGCAGCCAGATCCAGGGCGGCGCGATCAACGGCCACGCGCCGATCATCGGCTATGCGGCCGACAAGATCGATTTCTTCTTCCTGCAGATCCAGGGATCGGGGCAGCTTCGCCAGCCCGACGGCAGCATCGTGCGCATCGGCTATGCCGGGCAGAACGGCCAGCCTTATACCGGCATCGGCAAGTGGATGTTGGCGCAGGGGATGCTGCAACCGGGGCAGGCCTCGATGCAGGGGATCGTCGGCTGGCTGCGGTCGCACCCCGATCAGGCCGATGCGGTGATGGACCAGAACCGTAGTTTCGTGTTCTTCAAATATCTCAACACGCCCCCGGTCGGCGCGCTGGGCGTGCCGGTGACGGGCCGCGTGTCGGTGGCGGCGGACCCCGCCTTCACGCCGCTCGGCGCGCCGGTGTGGCTGGCGCCCGAGCGGGCCGAGGCGGCGGGGCTATGGGTCGCGCAGGATACCGGCGGCGCGATCAAGGGCGCCAACCGCTTCGACACCTTCTGGGGCGCGGGTGCAGACGCGGCGCGCATCGCCGGCGGCATGTCGGCGCACGGATCGGCCTATGTCCTGCTGCCCGCCGGCACGATCGCGAGGCTGGCCGGTGCCGGGCAGATCCCGCAGGCCTGA
- the murJ gene encoding murein biosynthesis integral membrane protein MurJ, with amino-acid sequence MSLVKNTATIGGLTLVSRVLGFVRDQLMAHFVGAGFASDAFLVAWRLPNLFRALFAEGAFSAAFVPMFNRVVGQGDAEGRDGLAEGLSFAENVLSVLFPFLALFTTLMVAFPRPIVWLITLGFKHGGGPEKFDLAVHLTQITFPYLGLISLVSLLGGIMNSLNRFWVNAAAPILLNICMIGALLFFRGHDGISTAHTQAIAVTVSGVAQLGWLILAARAAGVKLKLKRPTLNPEVKKLLAIIWPAAIGAGAVQFNLLVITMLAASQLGQGAVSYIYYADRLNQLPLALVGIGVGTAILPVISRQIGAGDENSAIHTQNRAIELSLLLTLPATAGLMLGARTLIAALLQTGAFTAHDTAASAAVLTAFSCGLPAYILIKVFTPGFYARGDTKAPVRIAMTEMACNMALNLFFVFGTNLSYVGLAISGASCAWINVGLLYWVLHRRGQFTVDAQLKRRAVRLLLATLAMAALLLFLDPLTAAHASGTIVQRIGALLLLIVPAGACYFGCAFLFGAFDWRETKALLRRRRG; translated from the coding sequence GTGAGCCTCGTCAAGAACACCGCGACGATCGGCGGGCTGACCCTGGTCAGCCGCGTCCTCGGCTTCGTGCGCGATCAGCTGATGGCGCATTTCGTCGGCGCGGGCTTCGCGTCCGACGCGTTCCTCGTCGCGTGGCGCCTGCCCAACCTGTTCCGCGCCCTGTTCGCAGAGGGCGCCTTCTCCGCCGCCTTCGTGCCGATGTTCAATCGCGTCGTCGGCCAGGGCGATGCGGAAGGACGCGACGGCCTCGCGGAAGGGCTGAGCTTCGCCGAGAACGTACTCTCGGTGCTGTTCCCCTTCCTCGCCCTGTTCACCACGTTGATGGTCGCCTTCCCGCGCCCGATCGTGTGGCTGATCACCCTGGGTTTCAAACATGGCGGCGGGCCGGAGAAATTCGATCTCGCCGTTCACCTGACGCAGATCACCTTCCCCTATCTGGGGCTGATCAGCCTCGTCTCGCTGCTCGGCGGGATCATGAATTCGCTCAACCGCTTCTGGGTGAACGCGGCGGCGCCGATCCTGCTCAACATCTGCATGATCGGGGCTTTGCTCTTCTTCCGGGGCCATGACGGCATCTCCACCGCCCACACGCAGGCGATCGCGGTGACCGTATCGGGCGTGGCGCAGCTCGGCTGGCTGATCCTCGCGGCGCGCGCGGCGGGCGTGAAGCTGAAGCTCAAGCGGCCGACGCTCAATCCCGAAGTGAAGAAGCTGCTGGCGATCATCTGGCCCGCCGCGATCGGCGCGGGCGCGGTGCAGTTCAACCTGCTCGTCATTACCATGCTCGCGGCCAGCCAGCTCGGCCAGGGCGCGGTTTCCTACATCTATTATGCGGACCGGCTGAACCAGCTGCCGCTCGCGCTGGTCGGCATCGGCGTCGGCACCGCGATCCTGCCGGTGATCTCGCGCCAGATCGGCGCAGGCGACGAAAATTCCGCGATCCACACCCAGAACCGCGCGATCGAGCTGTCGCTGCTGCTCACGCTGCCGGCCACCGCCGGGCTGATGCTGGGCGCGCGGACGCTGATCGCGGCCCTGCTGCAGACCGGCGCCTTCACCGCGCACGACACCGCGGCCTCGGCCGCCGTGCTGACCGCCTTCTCCTGCGGCCTGCCCGCCTACATCCTGATCAAGGTGTTCACGCCGGGCTTCTACGCGCGCGGCGACACGAAGGCGCCGGTGCGCATCGCGATGACCGAGATGGCGTGCAACATGGCGCTCAACCTGTTCTTCGTGTTCGGCACCAACCTCTCCTACGTCGGCCTCGCCATTTCGGGCGCGAGCTGCGCGTGGATCAATGTCGGGCTGCTCTACTGGGTGCTGCACCGGCGCGGGCAGTTCACCGTCGACGCACAGCTGAAGCGCCGCGCGGTGCGGCTGTTGCTGGCGACGCTGGCGATGGCGGCGTTGCTGCTGTTCCTCGATCCGCTCACCGCCGCGCATGCGAGCGGGACGATCGTCCAGCGGATCGGCGCGCTGCTGCTGTTGATCGTACCGGCGGGCGCCTGCTATTTCGGCTGCGCCTTCCTGTTCGGCGCGTTCGACTGGCGCGAGACGAAGGCCCTGCTGAGGCGGCGGCGCGGCTGA
- a CDS encoding Tim44/TimA family putative adaptor protein, translated as MPEIIILACVALFVAFRLYAVLGRRTGHEQPIVKPADMQQAPLIARPQIEQQPAAKAEPMGAVAAMIDPQALDGVRQIVAADPHFDVATFLDGARSAYRMTLEAFWRGDEAELRKLVDDEVYDAFAESIAARKAAGETLENKLVSIERSMIDHAGMGGQMAIVTVRFDADIAAVTRDAEGHVVAGSLSDAVQTHDLWTFSRHVKADDPNWILIETDEAA; from the coding sequence GTGCCCGAGATCATCATTCTGGCCTGCGTTGCCCTGTTCGTCGCCTTCCGGCTCTACGCCGTGCTGGGGCGCCGTACCGGCCACGAGCAGCCGATCGTCAAGCCCGCCGACATGCAGCAGGCGCCGCTGATCGCGCGCCCGCAGATCGAGCAGCAGCCGGCCGCCAAGGCCGAGCCGATGGGCGCCGTCGCCGCGATGATCGATCCGCAGGCGCTCGATGGCGTGCGCCAGATCGTTGCCGCCGATCCGCATTTCGATGTCGCGACCTTCCTCGATGGCGCGCGCTCGGCCTATCGCATGACGCTGGAGGCCTTCTGGCGCGGCGACGAGGCCGAACTGCGTAAGCTGGTCGATGACGAGGTGTACGACGCGTTCGCCGAGTCGATCGCGGCGCGCAAGGCGGCCGGCGAGACGCTGGAGAACAAGCTCGTCTCGATCGAGCGCTCGATGATCGATCATGCCGGCATGGGCGGCCAGATGGCGATCGTCACCGTCCGTTTCGACGCCGACATCGCCGCCGTGACGCGCGATGCAGAGGGCCATGTCGTCGCCGGCTCGCTGAGCGATGCGGTGCAGACTCACGACCTCTGGACGTTCAGCCGCCACGTGAAGGCCGACGACCCCAACTGGATCCTGATCGAGACCGACGAGGCCGCATGA
- the secB gene encoding protein-export chaperone SecB, producing the protein MAENEAPDFLTVPNANGEDSQPQVGMIAQYVKDFSFENPNAPAVYNWQNQPQIDVQFNIGTQQVAENVHETALKIEVTAKAAEGVAFQLELLYGGLFALQNIPADALQPFLLGEAPRLLFPFARRVVADAVRDGGFPPLMLDPIDFNALFYAQLQQQGGLMGEPAGQA; encoded by the coding sequence ATGGCCGAGAACGAGGCCCCCGATTTCCTGACCGTGCCCAACGCCAATGGCGAGGACAGCCAGCCGCAGGTCGGCATGATCGCGCAGTACGTGAAGGACTTCTCGTTCGAGAATCCGAACGCGCCGGCCGTCTACAACTGGCAGAACCAGCCGCAGATCGACGTGCAGTTCAACATCGGCACCCAGCAGGTCGCCGAGAACGTGCACGAAACCGCGCTGAAGATCGAGGTGACGGCCAAGGCGGCCGAGGGCGTCGCCTTCCAGCTCGAGCTGCTCTACGGCGGTCTCTTCGCGCTGCAGAACATCCCGGCCGATGCGCTCCAGCCCTTCCTGCTCGGCGAGGCCCCGCGCCTGCTCTTCCCGTTCGCTCGCCGCGTGGTGGCCGATGCGGTGCGCGACGGCGGCTTCCCGCCGCTGATGCTCGATCCGATCGACTTCAACGCGCTCTTCTACGCCCAGCTGCAGCAGCAGGGCGGCCTGATGGGCGAGCCGGCCGGCCAGGCCTGA
- the rpsT gene encoding 30S ribosomal protein S20, producing the protein MANTPQAKKRIRRNERRKVINGNRVSRIRTFVKKVEAAIASGDKTVAAEALKAAQPEMQRGVSKGVLHKNTVARKFSRLTKAVAALG; encoded by the coding sequence ATGGCGAACACGCCGCAGGCCAAGAAGCGGATCCGTCGCAACGAGCGTCGCAAGGTTATCAACGGTAACCGGGTGAGCCGCATCCGCACCTTCGTGAAGAAGGTCGAGGCCGCGATCGCGTCGGGTGACAAGACTGTCGCCGCCGAGGCGCTGAAGGCCGCGCAGCCGGAAATGCAGCGTGGCGTGTCGAAGGGCGTTCTCCACAAGAACACCGTCGCCCGCAAGTTCTCGCGTCTGACGAAGGCGGTCGCCGCGCTCGGCTGA
- the trpS gene encoding tryptophan--tRNA ligase, protein MSKRVVSGIQPTGNLHLGNYLGAIRNWVRMQDEVAADGGDCFFFLADLHAITVHNDPKELAGNVRQMAAALIAAGIDPERSTLFNQAAVPAHAELAWLLAGTARIGWLNRMTQFKDKAGKNREGASVGLFTYPVLMAADVLVYRTTHVPVGEDQKQHLELARDIATKFNLDFGTDLFTLPEPMIPPTAARIMSLRDGNAKMSKSDPSEQSRIHLTDDADTIAAKIRKAKTDPEPLPADPAVLAERPEARNLVSIYAAISDESTEQVLARFAGQGFGAFKPALAELLVETLRPITARLAELERDPAELDRILAHGAAKARAAAEPVLAGAYAALGLTRETR, encoded by the coding sequence ATGAGCAAGCGTGTCGTCTCGGGCATCCAGCCCACCGGAAACCTTCATCTCGGCAACTATCTGGGCGCGATCCGCAACTGGGTGCGGATGCAGGACGAGGTGGCGGCGGACGGCGGCGACTGCTTCTTCTTCCTCGCCGATCTCCACGCGATCACCGTGCATAACGATCCGAAGGAGCTGGCCGGCAACGTCCGCCAGATGGCCGCCGCGCTGATCGCGGCGGGGATCGATCCGGAACGCTCGACGCTGTTCAACCAGGCCGCCGTCCCCGCCCATGCGGAGCTGGCCTGGCTGCTCGCCGGCACCGCGCGGATCGGCTGGCTGAACCGGATGACCCAGTTCAAGGACAAGGCCGGCAAGAACCGCGAGGGCGCCTCGGTCGGCCTGTTCACCTATCCTGTGCTGATGGCCGCCGACGTGCTGGTCTACCGCACCACCCATGTTCCGGTGGGCGAGGACCAGAAGCAGCATCTGGAGCTGGCGCGCGACATCGCGACCAAGTTCAACCTCGATTTCGGCACCGATCTGTTCACTCTGCCCGAGCCGATGATCCCGCCAACCGCCGCGCGGATCATGTCGCTGCGCGACGGCAATGCGAAGATGAGCAAGTCCGATCCGTCCGAGCAGAGCCGCATCCACCTGACCGACGATGCCGACACGATCGCCGCCAAGATCCGCAAGGCCAAGACCGATCCGGAGCCGCTGCCCGCCGATCCGGCCGTGCTGGCGGAGCGTCCCGAGGCGCGGAACCTCGTCAGCATCTATGCTGCGATCTCGGACGAGAGCACGGAGCAGGTGCTGGCACGATTCGCGGGGCAGGGCTTCGGCGCGTTCAAGCCGGCGCTGGCCGAATTGCTGGTCGAGACGCTGCGCCCGATCACCGCGCGCCTTGCCGAGCTGGAGCGCGACCCCGCCGAGCTGGACCGCATCCTCGCCCACGGCGCCGCCAAGGCGCGCGCCGCGGCCGAGCCGGTACTGGCGGGCGCCTATGCCGCATTGGGGCTGACACGAGAAACTCGGTGA
- a CDS encoding metallophosphoesterase: MTAIWLLLLHMLLLGSAPPLVRHVRLHMADWPAGAAPMRIALLSDFHVAMPGDSATHLAHVVESVNGSHPDLVLLAGDFLSTGTLFVKSADVRDAIAPLAAFHAPSGVFAVLGNHDEGARAALQAALATSRVALLHNAAVRRGPLTIVGIDGVLTARSRMRAPFSGFSHLAGPKLVFTHTPDNVPQVDRSFRLLLAGHTHCGQIAPWPIGPILTASATGRRYACGVIREPDRLTIVTAGLGTSSLPVRLGATPDYWLIDLGR; this comes from the coding sequence GTGACGGCCATCTGGCTGCTGCTGCTCCACATGCTGCTGCTGGGATCGGCTCCGCCGCTCGTCCGCCACGTGCGGCTGCATATGGCCGACTGGCCGGCAGGTGCCGCGCCGATGCGGATCGCGCTCCTCTCCGATTTCCATGTCGCGATGCCTGGCGACAGCGCCACGCATCTCGCCCATGTGGTCGAGAGCGTGAACGGATCGCACCCGGACCTCGTCCTGCTGGCCGGGGATTTCCTTTCGACCGGAACGCTCTTCGTGAAGTCGGCAGACGTGCGGGACGCGATCGCCCCGCTGGCGGCTTTCCACGCGCCGTCGGGGGTGTTCGCCGTCCTCGGCAATCACGACGAGGGTGCTCGGGCGGCACTCCAGGCCGCACTCGCGACATCGCGGGTCGCCCTGCTGCACAATGCCGCTGTTCGACGCGGCCCGCTGACAATCGTCGGGATCGACGGCGTGCTGACGGCCCGATCACGGATGCGCGCGCCGTTCAGCGGCTTCAGCCACCTGGCCGGCCCGAAGCTCGTCTTCACACACACGCCGGACAATGTGCCGCAGGTCGATCGATCGTTCAGGCTGCTGCTGGCCGGCCATACCCATTGCGGGCAGATCGCGCCCTGGCCGATCGGGCCGATCCTGACCGCATCCGCCACCGGGCGGCGTTACGCGTGCGGGGTGATCCGGGAACCGGATCGGCTGACCATCGTCACCGCCGGGCTGGGCACGAGCAGCCTTCCGGTGCGCCTCGGCGCGACACCGGATTACTGGCTGATCGATCTGGGGCGTTAG
- the mutM gene encoding bifunctional DNA-formamidopyrimidine glycosylase/DNA-(apurinic or apyrimidinic site) lyase, whose amino-acid sequence MPELPEVETTVRGLESVLAGRVLTRVEPRRADLRRAFPHDLRQRMTGARVTGLGRRAKYGLVHTDRGDTMVFHLGMSGRWRVDPEEIGTHDHLVVETDEGRRLSLMDPRRFGSVDLMATEALPDWAPFKALGPEPLSADFNAAQLGDALKGRIAPIKAMLLDQRIVAGLGNIYVCEALNIARIAPTREAGRLTGPKRTLLVEAARQVLTEAIAAGGSTLRDYARPDGELGYFSKQFRVYGREGEPCPCGKGVVTRRVDSGRSTFYCRACQR is encoded by the coding sequence ATGCCAGAACTTCCCGAAGTCGAAACCACCGTGCGCGGGCTGGAGAGCGTGCTCGCCGGCCGCGTGCTGACTCGCGTCGAGCCGCGCCGCGCCGATCTGCGCCGCGCCTTCCCGCACGATCTGCGCCAGCGGATGACCGGCGCGCGGGTGACGGGATTGGGGCGGCGCGCCAAATACGGCCTCGTCCACACCGATCGCGGCGACACGATGGTGTTCCATCTCGGCATGTCGGGGCGATGGCGGGTCGATCCCGAGGAAATCGGCACGCATGACCATCTCGTCGTCGAGACGGACGAGGGGCGGCGGCTGTCGCTGATGGACCCGCGCCGCTTCGGCTCGGTCGATCTGATGGCCACTGAGGCGCTGCCGGACTGGGCGCCGTTCAAGGCGCTGGGGCCGGAGCCGCTATCGGCCGATTTCAACGCCGCGCAATTGGGCGACGCGCTCAAGGGCCGGATCGCGCCGATCAAGGCGATGCTGCTCGATCAGCGGATCGTGGCGGGGCTGGGCAACATCTATGTGTGCGAGGCGCTCAACATCGCGCGCATCGCGCCGACACGCGAAGCGGGCAGGCTGACGGGTCCGAAGCGCACCCTGCTGGTCGAGGCGGCGCGGCAGGTGCTGACCGAGGCGATCGCGGCCGGTGGATCGACGCTGCGCGACTATGCCCGGCCGGATGGCGAGCTGGGCTATTTCTCCAAGCAGTTCCGCGTCTACGGGCGGGAAGGGGAACCGTGCCCGTGCGGCAAGGGTGTGGTGACGCGGCGCGTGGATTCGGGCCGCTCCACCTTCTATTGTCGGGCCTGCCAGAGATAG
- a CDS encoding DUF4136 domain-containing protein: protein MTMKRLLLSIAAPIALLGVSGCATNFQANVQRFQRLPAPQGQTFRIEASDPHNRGGLEFATYARDVAAHLTQVGYHETADGSPADMIVQVGYGVDHGQQKVTTTPGGFNCGLGGWGGPGWGGGWGGRWGGWGWGRGWGYGWGDPWGPWGCPDVESYTIYSSYLGMTITRADGERLFEGRARAHSVTDDLTQIVPNLIDAMFTGFPGNSGQDIKITIPPRQKPKA from the coding sequence ATGACCATGAAACGCCTGTTGCTTTCCATCGCCGCCCCCATCGCCCTGCTGGGCGTGTCGGGTTGCGCCACCAATTTCCAGGCGAACGTCCAGCGTTTCCAGCGGCTTCCCGCGCCGCAGGGCCAGACGTTCCGTATCGAGGCTTCCGATCCGCACAATCGCGGCGGACTCGAATTCGCGACCTACGCGCGCGACGTCGCCGCGCACCTGACCCAGGTCGGCTATCATGAAACCGCCGACGGCAGCCCGGCCGACATGATCGTGCAGGTCGGCTACGGCGTCGATCACGGCCAGCAGAAGGTCACCACCACGCCGGGCGGCTTCAACTGCGGCCTCGGCGGCTGGGGCGGCCCCGGTTGGGGCGGCGGCTGGGGCGGTCGCTGGGGCGGCTGGGGCTGGGGTCGCGGCTGGGGCTATGGCTGGGGCGATCCGTGGGGCCCGTGGGGCTGCCCGGATGTCGAGAGCTACACCATCTATTCGAGCTATCTCGGCATGACGATCACCCGTGCGGACGGCGAGCGTCTGTTCGAGGGCCGCGCCCGCGCCCATTCGGTGACCGACGATCTGACGCAGATCGTGCCGAACCTGATCGACGCGATGTTCACCGGCTTCCCCGGCAATTCCGGCCAGGACATCAAGATCACCATTCCGCCGCGCCAGAAGCCCAAGGCCTGA
- a CDS encoding Smr/MutS family protein has protein sequence MASGSGLSNGSRVVVAKPPANTLDASWDRKLARGLVAPDLTIDLHGFTLSAAHAELEAGLTRAVAMQARLILLVTGRPPPPGRSRLDNPLRGVIRASIGDWLHHARHASHIAAVRNAHPRHGGAGALYVVLKRVRG, from the coding sequence GTGGCGAGCGGTTCCGGACTATCGAACGGATCGCGGGTTGTGGTCGCCAAACCGCCCGCCAACACTCTCGACGCCTCCTGGGACCGCAAGCTCGCGCGTGGTCTCGTGGCGCCCGATCTCACCATCGATCTCCACGGCTTTACCCTGTCGGCTGCCCATGCCGAGCTGGAGGCAGGCCTCACCCGCGCGGTGGCGATGCAGGCGCGGCTGATCCTGCTGGTGACGGGGCGCCCGCCGCCGCCGGGCCGCAGCCGCCTGGACAACCCCTTACGCGGCGTGATCCGCGCCTCGATCGGCGACTGGCTCCACCACGCCCGCCACGCCAGCCACATCGCGGCGGTGCGGAACGCCCACCCAAGGCACGGCGGGGCGGGGGCGCTGTATGTGGTGCTGAAGCGGGTGCGGGGCTGA
- a CDS encoding DUF3658 domain-containing protein encodes MNLDTDRRHLCEKQMSAHKLHVLFSPSAAGTLKQALQIMGRSDEVLCLFDNFSFGPIATDDANARTKWVEKHLGYSDDDDVAGDVVSFMAAFETLALPITAWVSKRETMTYAGFLWWLSHLGNAPVSVVELEELSITNAEGMIKFVDRAVPLLDERRQKYRARWEELKLENAPLRVIAGTDLISAELDYFDGRLLGHATYEWQKMAFIVARLLFEFMETGVYQTGDLVLGARLADLAEAGKLEWRGDLSHMRRCELRLPAAR; translated from the coding sequence ATGAACCTTGATACCGATCGACGTCACCTGTGTGAGAAGCAAATGTCCGCGCACAAACTTCACGTCTTGTTTAGCCCATCGGCTGCGGGAACACTGAAACAAGCGCTTCAGATAATGGGCAGATCAGACGAAGTCCTATGTTTGTTTGACAATTTTAGTTTTGGTCCGATTGCGACGGATGATGCCAACGCCCGCACCAAGTGGGTCGAGAAACATCTCGGCTATTCAGACGACGATGACGTCGCTGGCGACGTTGTCAGCTTTATGGCGGCATTTGAAACCCTGGCTCTGCCGATCACTGCATGGGTCTCGAAGCGGGAAACCATGACCTATGCTGGGTTTTTGTGGTGGCTATCCCACTTAGGAAATGCCCCGGTCTCCGTCGTCGAGTTGGAGGAACTCTCGATTACCAATGCCGAAGGCATGATAAAGTTCGTTGATCGGGCGGTCCCACTGCTAGATGAGAGGCGACAAAAATATCGAGCGCGATGGGAGGAATTAAAATTGGAGAACGCGCCTCTCCGGGTGATTGCCGGCACAGATTTGATTTCCGCAGAGCTCGACTACTTTGATGGCCGCTTGTTAGGTCATGCGACGTATGAATGGCAGAAGATGGCGTTTATCGTCGCTCGTCTGCTCTTTGAGTTTATGGAGACTGGGGTCTACCAGACCGGCGATCTTGTTCTCGGTGCTCGTCTCGCTGATCTCGCTGAGGCGGGCAAGTTGGAATGGCGAGGTGATCTCTCGCACATGCGGCGTTGTGAATTGCGCCTACCGGCTGCCCGGTGA